aaaaaagtcagaattgcgagaaaaaagtcagaattgcgagaaaaaagtcagaattctgagaataaagtcagaattgtgagaaaaaagtcagaattgtgagattaaagtcagaattgcgagaaaaaagtcagaattgcgagaaaaaagtcagaattctgagaataaagtcagaattgtgagattaaagtcagaattgtgagattaaagtcagaattctgagaataaagtcagaattctgagaaaaaagtcagaattgtgagattaaagtcacaattctggctgtttttttgtttttttccaatgccccatttttttttttatagtggcCCTAATCCTCTTCCGTACCCTCCTCTTTCAGTGTGCTCTCTGTTTAGTTCTGGCCCCGTTTACTTCGCTTCTACCTTGAGTTGCTCTCTGCCTTGCTCTCTGAAATGAAGTAGCGTTCATTTCCATGGTTTCTCGCGCTATTTTCACTACAAACTGCTAGCAGCCAATGGGCGTATAATGTCATGACGTACCGTTAAGGCATATAGTGTTCATGGGAAATGTAGGAAGTACTGCCAGGGGATAAATGACCGAGAACGGAGCCTTATGTATCATGCATGTAATGCCTCTTGCATCACTGGCAAAATTGGCTAGTAAGTTTTTATTAAAACccgccaaaatgattttttaccCGCATTTGGCGGGTGTTAATTTAGAACCCTGGCAACAACCACTGTGGCCAGCAGATTTCACCCAAGAGTACTGAATGAACCTTCGAGTAGCGAACCAATTTTTGACACAATGGTTCAGAAAGgttcagagcttcagaaagcctcgTTTTGCCATCGCTACTCGTCATCCAAGAGTCATTAAAGCCCGAtaccgttttttttttccagctcttgACCGTGAAGTTCAGTTTTCGTCGCTTCCGCGGAGCGTGCTGTTCGCCTCCAGCAGGAGAAGTCACATGATCCATCCAGATCCTGTCTGCTCCGACTGAAAGCTGGTAACAGTGAAAGGTAAACCTGGCTGCACTAACTCTATCCTTCTTTGTAGGACAGTAAATGCGAGTTTTTTTGGTGACAACGCGCGAGTACATAAAAGCTGTCAGTGATTCGCGAGCTTGTTGAGGAAGCTcagtgctgcagctgctctgtttCTGAGTGATTTTTTACTGACGAGTCTAAAGTCTGATTAGGAGTGTTTTGACCCGGATTGCTTCCAAGCTGAAGTTGTTTAGACAAGCAGCGCGTTCATTTCTCACTGATTTTGCTTCTCTAGGACCATGAAGCTCATCATCCTTAACGACTACGACCAGGCGAGCGAATGGGCAGCAAAGTACATTAGAAACAAGATTTTACAGTTCAATGCTGGCCCCAACAAATACTTCACTTTGGGGCTCCCTACGGGTAAGAGAAAGGTGCAACTCTGTGCACATATTGAACTTTGTGGTTCAATATGTAGCCCATTTATTTAGATTTGCAGGTTTTTAATGTTCATATGGAGAAATGTTGCTGTCAGCTTGCAGAACCAGGCTTTATTTCCTCCTTTgactctttcctgtctccaggAAGCACTCCTTTAGGCTGTTATAAAAAACTGATTGAGTACTACAAGAATGGAGAGCTCTCATTTCAGTATGTGAAGACTTTCAACATGGATGAATATGTAGGTAGGTCTTTAATGTTCTTTATTGTGACATTAAGTGTCCACAGTGACACTTCCAAGCTGTGATCTTGCATAAGAAACTATCATTAACTCCTTTATAGGACTTCCCAGAGATCACCCGGAGAGCTACCACTCCTTCATGTGGAATAACTTCTTCAAGCACATAGATATAAAAGCAGAGAACACCCACATCCTGGACGGCAACGCCGCCGACCTGCAGGCAGAGTGTGACGCCTTCGAGCAGAAGATTACAGCCGCCGGGGGGATCGAGCTGTTTGTTGGAGGTCAGGAGGGCACGCAGATAATAGTGAAAATACTGCAGCTGCTCAGCTACACctttcacatttgttttctgtcctgAATTAAATGATTGCAACCCGCCTCCTGTTCTGTGTCAGGTATTGGACCTGATGGCCACATTGCCTTTAATGAGCCTGGTTCAAGTCTGGTATCCAGGACAAGGGTGAAGACGCTGGCAAAGGACACAATCATGGCCAATGCCCGATTCTTTAATGGAGATCTCTCCAAGGTGCCGACCATGGCGCTGACTGTGGGCGTGGGCACTGTCATGGATGCAAAAGAGGTTAGGAGCCTGGGTGAATGTCAGCCATGCaccttgttttttgtgttttagctGCTGCTTTTAAATATCAAAGAAACCAAATGTGAAGAAGGATCATGAGTGAGTTCTTCAATCTCTTGTCAGGTCATGATTCTCATCACCGGAGCACACAAGGCTTTTGCTTTGTACAAAGCTATAGAGGACGGTGTGAATCACATGTGGACCGTGTCGGCCTTCCAGCAGCACCCACAGACCATTTTTGTATGTGATGAAGATGCCACCCTGGAACTGCGGGTCAAAACTGTGAAGTACTTTAAAGGTGAGATGATGAATCACAGATCGTGCAGTTGCTTAGCTTACAGTGGAAATATATATTTCCATCTGATTAATGAAAAGTGTTTCCAGAGCAGATGTGAGTCACAGAAAAAAtgctgagcctttttttttttcctgtagggATGATGCACGTGCACAACAAGCTGGTAGAGTCACCTCAGTCAGAGCCAAAGAAGAAGTGAGGGAGCCCTCTCTGAAACACCCTGGATTCATGAGGCATTTTGACCAAATATGCACTCCAATAATTCCTTTATCTTTTGCTCGGGATCAGTGTTGGATTTTCTCACAACTAATTTTCATAGAGATAATTTGGTGCTGGTAAAAGTTTGTAATAAAGTGAGTTTAATTTgtacatgtctgtgttttttgaGGACATTCTGTGGTTTCAGGCTGTCCTTCCAGTCACATGACAAAAAGGGAAGAACTCCTGCTGCCTTCACGTGCTCCTTGTTGTTTTTGCTATTAGGATGGAAACGCTACAGAAGGTTGCTTTCGCCACTGGAAAAATGCCGGGCAGAACTaagtcgaaattttgacttatgtcAAATTTCCGGTTATTATCGCAAAATTTCTATTTACTGAGTGAGCATGGTGAAATTTCGAGTAATTAGCCCAAAATTTTGACCAATggattgcaaaaataaataccttttcagtgacagaaacaaacttactgcacaaacacacatgtaagcGACTTTTGTCTAGAATACTGCTTTTACCGATACTCATACTTAATATAACTTGCTAAATTGCAGATGCTCAATAGAAAATATCTaaactgataaaaacaaaacatataaacGCTGCTTACTCATCACATTAGCTCACCATTAGTTATATAATGTATTGTTACACTTTGAAAAAGCAATTTACTCTAAATACTTAAAATTTGAATCAGAAAGcgcattttgacatttttgcttttacaccagtcttttttttaatgacttgaCTTTGCCTTAATATACACTGCAGCGATTTCCCTTTACTAAGTAAAACATAGCTGGTTATGCGCTTATGAGCCCAGTGATTTAGTATCTGCGGGATGTTTTATGTGCCAacaactgggggggggggggttgtagtTTCCGACCGCAGCTGAACGCAGCATCAGCATAGTTACTGCCAGGAGCAGAGAAGGAAGGAGATGGCCGACTAGGAGGCAGTGTTATCTTTGCTACTTCGTCTCCGAGATTCCTTTGGCATTACTCAGTTTCACAGCAGACTCGGGGGGAGGACGTTACAGACATTTCACCCCTCTTCCACCATGGCAGAACAAAACAGCAGCGTCAGATACCAGGAGGTGGGTAACAGACTGGAGACACGCTGAAATGTGGCTAACAGCATTAGCCTGTCACTGAGTGCAAAACAGCGAGCTGAGCCGTCGTTTGTTTACGGGCGGGCCCGACGTGGAGAAGCctgttttatgcttttattaaatCGAATTTCTTACACTGCAACTCTTATACTCATATATTCATCATATATCATTTAAAACCTGTGTGAGACACATTTATTTAGCAGCTAATTAGCCATGTTTAGCATTAGCTGGCGGTGCTGGCCTGTGCAGGAGTGCTGTCTGGTGTCTAGACTGGATCCAGTACTGTCCTGGATTACTGACCAGTCCTCCCTGTGTGTGACTGAAACCCCAGAGACGGATCAGggtgtaaatgttaatgtgaaGGTGCTGCATGCTCGCATAAACTTCCACACTGCGCTGATACGCAAATAATGTCTGAAATCAGCAGTTCACGGTTGAAAATATAACCCGGGCTGCGTGTCGTTGGTGATGATCAGAGGTTACTGTGTTATAATGTTATATAAATGAgaatatttgtaaatatttaaaaacagatggTCTAGTCTGTATTGGGGGAGTGGCTGACAGAGCTGATATATCCATACGGCAGGCTCTGTTTAATGACTCATGTAATTGTCTATAATGGCCTAGTACAACCAGAAATCTTCCCTGGGGATAGTTGCCATGCTATAAACAACATGGCAGACAAATATCTGCTATCACACAGTTTAAATGCTATCATTTTGGCCTTTCTTCTGCACAGAGAATTGTTCATTTCCTCAAATTGCTGTTGTTTAGTTATCTGAAAGGACTGTGTACTGTATACAAGACCcagtttgtgttgttgtctATTAATGTTTCTCCAGCTGGTGAATGAGGAAGAGCCCGCCCAGCCTTCTCAGGAGGGTCCTGCCCAGGACGCCCCACCACCGTACAGCAGCATCGCTGCAGCAAATGCAGGTTAGGATGGTCACACGCTGTCACGTTGctctatttttaatcttttaattccacgtgtgtgtgcatctgcagcCCAATTCTAAAGTTATAAATGAAAGGTTTGAATTCAAAAGCAGGAAGCACAAAATATTGTGaacactggctttttttttaatagctgtAATTTGAGAAGTCCCCTCCTATGTGATCATTGCCTGGACTTGTACAAAGCACTTTGATGTTGAAGCTTTTCTGCCGACAGTTTCCACCGTGTTGCTTGTGTTTTATAAAACATAATGTTAAAGAGCAGATAAATATTCATATACAGACAAAAAATAAGTgagttataattttttttactgaaatctTAAAACAGTACAGATGTACTATATGTCAAGTGCACTAAACTACATATTGTCTTTTTTCATAAATAACTGTATGAAGTTGAATAAAGGCAGAGCAGGCTGTGTGCAGGGGAGGTCTCCGGTCTCTGTCATGTGTCTAATCTCACTTCTTAAGAGGCCAAGGGTCAGCATGTTCCATGCGGGTGCAGCCTTAGCTCTTCCTGGATGAGTCCATTGATCTGTTTTAGTGCTGTTACTGTTTGAGCGAGACAGAGGCGTATTCCTGGACCTCAGCCAAACAACCCAGATAAAAGGCTTGTATGTAAAGAGCATAATCAGTAGTGGGtgctagggtttaatatttttcccgaaaatgacatgaatcaaatcccgggaaatgacgagccatttcccgggaatcccgggaaaaagtttatttatttttttattttaattaggccttctgtagcctgtgtcggccttaacctattgtgatattgtagaggtagctttccagctatgtcctgttatgcccagtagggggcaacgttggcttgattaacgcaataaaacctacatctcgacattcgagtgctcgagctatgcggtgttgtatcgttcctcaacactcccttaacaaatataattcgaatattcctccattgtacatggaattataccaagatattttacaactgctggtgcaaaacaatacggttcatctccacagcattgataatggctcagccacgctgtcgtggcgacatctgttacactgtatctccaccagtggaacgctgtaatagtcattgaaaagttaactaccgtactacactataatatggcataacacagggccttgagtaatgcactacgacttggtcattgccattctggcaacagcaaatttataacaccgtgtctgagggttaaagtaggttcgctgtgaatcgtcttttgaaaaactggccaatccttatagcctaaaaaatatacattttactcaactccattttaaaagcgaaatatgttaaagcaatctatttcatgataatttcttcacacattaggcccgtatcctaattcatgattgttagtaagcggctgcaaacgaggaaaagaaacactcgaagttaaacagatatttctttattgttcagggcaggcgtattttataggctatataatgcaatataacaatatataataatataaaattatataatacaaaataccttagggtaaacacattgcctacgatttcaacaaattaaagaggaaaaaaccacaactgtgtaatacctctattaaaacgcttgagatgaagctgaagccttaaacggaggctgaacgtgcctgaaatgaagagtaatgcttttcgcattaaacgaacccttctctcaatatttccttaaatttaacattctgaagctttcttttctttctgaaagtcaaatcgacgcgcgcgacttttttcccggtttcccgtctaacgtttcccgggaaacgggaaatggttctgatcgcatttcccgggaatcccggatcccgggattaaaccctagtgggtgCATACAATatattgctgatgtctttcttgTACTGATGTTTTGTGTAAGTCATCCCTCCCTGCTCTGGTTTTCTAAAGCTCAGCTGCAGCTTTCATTTTTGAAGGAAGTGAAAGAAGGTTTTTGCTTGTCAGCAGTTGGACATGTTAAACATAGCAAAACCTTTTTTAGAGGATGGTTTTGAACCATCTGTCTCTCGGTCACACACTGAAGGTTCCTAAAGACGTCACACTGGCTGCTCTGTCTGTTTGTAGATGCCAAAATTATAAACTGTAGTTCAGTTTACAGCAGccccaaaagtattcatttaaatttacagtaaattattttataaattgttGATCCACATTTAGTACTACTGAAATCTAAACTGTTTGCTCCTAAAACAAAATACACTCGAtgtccactttattaggtacaccccGGTAGTACTAAGTTGTCCCTATTTCCTTCAGAACTGATTTCATTCTTCATGGCTCAAATTCAGCAAGATGCTAGAACctgagagattttggtccatatgaCATGATGGGGGTcagacagttgctgcagatttgtgcaGCAGATCTCTCGTTCCACCAGATCctaaaggtgctctgctggatggagatctggtgactgtggaggccatttgagtgcagtgaactcactgttcaagaaaccagttggagatgatctgagctttgtgacatggtgttatcctgctggaagcagccatcagaaaatgggtaCACTTTATGGGGTCATAAAGGGATAGATATGGTCAACATTAATACTCAGGCTGTAGCATTTAAACAAGTTCTCATTAGTGTGTTAAAACATCCCCCACAACATTACGccaccatcagcagcctgaactgtttatacaaggcaggatggggccatgttttcatgttgttctgaccctaccatctgaatgttgcagcagaaactgagacttaTGAGATCAGGCAATGTTTTTTCCAATCTTCAGTGTCCAGTTTTGGTGGACCTGTGTGAAtttcctgctcttagctgacaggagtggcacgtggtgtggtcttttgctgctgtagcccgtCTGCTTCAAGTACTCAGTGTGGCATcagcaaccatgccacattcaaagtgtCTTTAAAATAATCTTCATTCCTCatttgatgctcagtttgaacttcaacaggttgtcttgaccatgcactgagttgctgccatgtgattggtttATATGAGCAATTGAACACGTGTACCTAATATAGTGTCCAATTAGTGTATATCAGAATCACATTGTAGGTTTTGTGGATGATAAAATACagctttagttttgttttcatggGACACCTCTGTGACCTTAATAATTAATTTtgccttttacatttttttggacACTTGGTTGTATTCTTGAATGtgtgttattgttattttttagtTTAAAGAGCACACATTTACttaataaaaaactaaaagatTAATTGATAATGGAAATATTTGCTGTAGTATAAAAGTGGAGCAAGGAGAAAATTTCAGCTACACTGTGATACATTTTCTACACATCATCAGCTTCCCAGGAAGGTAATTATTACAGTTAGTTAATTAGTTTATTTTGTGCTTGTTATTCCTACAGCTTTCTTTGAATACaaggaagatggaggaagattTCCCAACCCTCCGTCCTACAGCGTTGCCACCACTTTGCCCTCCTATGACGAAGCCGAGAGAAGCAAAGCAGAGGCTGCCATCCCCCTGGTCGCTGGACGAGTCACGGTACCCGTCTTGTTCTCAGTCGTCATTTCTAATGACTTAGTGTTGTCATAtacaaaacactaaaacaagCCTGAGGTAAACAGAAgtttctttaatttataatttgaacatgttttttttttgttgttgttactgcAGGAGGAAGACTTTGTGGCCAGAGATGACTTTGATGATGCCGACCAGCTGCGAATAGGAAATGACGGCATCTTCATGCTCACTTTCTTCAGTAAGAAACAGCTGATTTTTGACACAGTAACAATAAACTAACTTGATGTAAATCTGCTGACTGATCAAGGACAAAATTCACTCTCCCCTCATTTAACTTTTGTTGTTCAGTTGCTTTTTATTAATGCTGGTAAATGCATACTGTTTGCAGTGAAGTTTGTTTTGAGGAGACGGAGCAGTGGAAGGGTTTGTGCCAGCCTGAAAATAAAGGATCCTTCCTTCTATTAATTACTATCTTTCTGCTACCAGTGGCATTCCTCTTCAACTGGATTGGCTTCTTCTTGTCGTTCTGTTTGACCACATCAGCCGCCGGTCGATATGGGGCCATCTCAGGCTTTGGCCTGTCACTCATCAAATGGGTTCTTATTGTCAGGGTAAGAGCCACACACTGAATACACAGCATAGACTCGATTACTCCTACATAATCAGAGGTTGCAATACTCTTCGTAATTGTCACAGggtggaaaaaaatgttactATAATTTATTAGCTTTTTAATTTGAATTGTTTAATGTTAATTTAACAGCACTTAATTTTCCAAAAACACCTGAAGTGACCGCTGCTGCTTATGCTGCAGGAGGGTGACTGGTCAGAGATGTGCTGTAAGACTTTGAAGCAGGATTCTACAGAGTAGTGTTTGATGTCGCCTTAAAAACAGGCGACCGGAGCTGCAGATGTTCCTGAAAAGGCTGCATGTGAATTATGTAATGCTACGATAATCACGCTCATTGTTCTGATCTGTCAAAATGACAAACAGCCTTCACACGGTAGCatctttctaaagaaaaaatgaggggttaacacatttgctaTGCACACAAAAGACCTCTAGTTCAAGaacaggaggagacacagacCCACCATCAGGGGTCACAACCTATTGTACTAGTACCAGTCCCAAGCCCTGATAAATAGGAGGGTTGCGTCTGGTGTACAGTCTGCAGAAAGTTAACATACATATAGATCTGCTGTGGCAGCTTTGTGAAATAATGTATCTTATAATGTGTGTTTCTCAGTAGGACAGTATTTCTTATTGTTTGATTGAAACTTGTATCTCTGCAGTTTTCGACCTATTTCCCTGGTTACTTTGATGGGCAGTATTGGTTGTGGTGGGTGTTCCTGGCACTCGGTGAGTGAAAGATAACACTGTATAAATATACTTGGATTttcctattattattattattattattattccccCCTCACAGTTAGACTTGGCTGTTGTGTGATCATTGAATCTGTCTTCTGTTTGGACTCCAGGCTTTATGCTGTTTATCAGAGGCTTTGTGAACTACTCCAGAGTGCGTAAATTGGCCGATCCCACTTACGCCACCCTCCCTCGAACAAGGGTACTCTTCATCTATTAGAGGTAGGTGTGTAGATTAAGAAGAAAATATCTAGCATTACTCAACCGCCTACCAAGTGTCTGTCTGGTTCATCATCACTGGATGGCAACTTAGTCTGTTTTAGACTGATTTATGATTGGCTGGTTGTTCAGCTAAATGCAGAGCACAGAAATCAGCACATCTGCCCTCTAAGGCAGCTAAACAACATGCcccaaatgaaaaatgaaaagattaaaataagCTTTCGTCATTGAATGCTGCTGTTAGATTTCCAGATAAACGAGATTAAGCATAAAACCTGCTACTTCATGTGGCATCTGTACACCGTGTAAGCTCTGTCCTCTGACTTTGCTGCTACATGGCGCACAGCGCAACCTCAGTCAACACCTGTCTCTGTGATCAAACTTACCTGATGCTCCAGATGGTGCATGACACAGAACCAGCAGGGAAGTCGCCCTTTGGAAAAACGCAGGCACTTGGCAAAAATAACTGGCTGTTCATTACAGGTGAGATTCAGCCAGATCAGATCCACAGACCGCTGTCAGCGCAGCCAGGTAGAAATCAGCCAGTCGGGTTCTTTGTACTTCTTGTAGTATAGAAACACTCTCCAGACATGTTTTTATGTGAGGACAGTCAGCATTTCAGGAGAAGGGTATGGATGCCCGAAACGTTACTATACTTTGAAGGcaattaaaaatacttttttcccaGGAGCGTTCTGGTGTGCGGACTGTCTTTTTTTACTGCTATCGTCCTTGTTCCTGCACCCCTTTAACTGCTGGATGTGCATGTATGGCTTGGACACTCAGCATTTCCCCTTAGTTAACTATTTTAGGGTGGGtggtccaaagcagcagcaataCCTACCACCACCTACCATCCTCCTGACCCATCactatttttgtttcattcagttcagttttttctttttttttttagcaaaaattcacaacagcagtcgcTTTGAGGCGCTTTAGATCCCAATGTAGAGATCCTACAGTAATAGAAGAGAAACCCAACACTATGATCCACTATGGACAAGCACTTGTTGGCAGTgtgaaggaagaactcccttttaacaggaagaggcctccggcagaaccaggctcagagcaGGGCAGCGGTCTGCTGATAAAGGAATGAGGGGACAAAGGAGAAAATATAGAGACAAGTTAAAACACAACCTGTGGGACAGAATATTAAGTTAATGACACACAGTAGTGGATTGCAAACACATCAGGAGTGtgttattctttgtaagttcTTAGGATTAAAGCCTTTCCTCCTGTTTGCTGGATGTCAGCTGTAACGACTTCTGCAGTGAATCAATGTTAGTGGCCGACGCCGTTGCCAGCATTCCTGCTTATTTGTGTGttgtaaattttttttggtCGTGTCCGGGTGTTTTATATGCCAGCCATGagggaaacaaataaaatcccTCCTGGGACCCCACTCTTtattgtggtcagtttttttccccccagagacaaacatatttgtccctcaaGTTTTTCCCACTTTCTTGTAGCTTCCCTCACACCCAGTCCCAGTTTCAGCAGTCTTAAGGACTTATGTTAAAGCGGCAATTATCATTTCCTCATTGATCCAATCAACAACTGCGGTGagaaagtagctggaaatgggAAAAATCTACACTACcaaacaggccaatcacaatagTTGTGGGCTGCATTGACCGTGATGCGTAGTTTCAGGGAGGTAGATGTCAGATTACGGTGTAGAGTTTCAGAGGCGTTTGTGTTACCTGCAGTGTAGATTTAACCCAGCAGCATGTTTACTCAGACTCGCAGACACTTGGCTTCAGTCGGTATCCAGTAATCTATGAGATAAATTACCACTTGTTGGGAAAGTGTTGCACTTGCATTAGACTAACAAGTTGCCATCAGCTCAAATAACACCGCCCCTCCCCCCTTtcacacagaggagagaaactGTAGCCGCTACATTATACAAAGTTGCCTGTTCTCACATGCAGCACACTTCAGATGTGCTCTCACTACTGAAAGTCCTGCATTCAGTTGAGGTGAGCGTGCAGGAGGACCTCTCCAGTCTTTGCACAAGGCATCTGCTCAGTGTT
The sequence above is a segment of the Archocentrus centrarchus isolate MPI-CPG fArcCen1 chromosome 10, fArcCen1, whole genome shotgun sequence genome. Coding sequences within it:
- the gnpda1 gene encoding glucosamine-6-phosphate isomerase 1, encoding MKLIILNDYDQASEWAAKYIRNKILQFNAGPNKYFTLGLPTGSTPLGCYKKLIEYYKNGELSFQYVKTFNMDEYVGLPRDHPESYHSFMWNNFFKHIDIKAENTHILDGNAADLQAECDAFEQKITAAGGIELFVGGIGPDGHIAFNEPGSSLVSRTRVKTLAKDTIMANARFFNGDLSKVPTMALTVGVGTVMDAKEVMILITGAHKAFALYKAIEDGVNHMWTVSAFQQHPQTIFVCDEDATLELRVKTVKYFKGMMHVHNKLVESPQSEPKKK
- the ndfip1 gene encoding NEDD4 family-interacting protein 1, with translation MAEQNSSVRYQELVNEEEPAQPSQEGPAQDAPPPYSSIAAANAAFFEYKEDGGRFPNPPSYSVATTLPSYDEAERSKAEAAIPLVAGRVTEEDFVARDDFDDADQLRIGNDGIFMLTFFMAFLFNWIGFFLSFCLTTSAAGRYGAISGFGLSLIKWVLIVRFSTYFPGYFDGQYWLWWVFLALGFMLFIRGFVNYSRVRKLADPTYATLPRTRVLFIY